Below is a genomic region from Ziziphus jujuba cultivar Dongzao chromosome 7, ASM3175591v1.
tttaaaattgaataatattgtaaaaatataattatagttttttattaataaaattaatggtaaaaaattaataaataaatttaaaataataaattttaaaaatgatggagtttaattatatttaaaataaagttgaaaaagtctaaataaaatttttttaataaaaaattgagagtttaataaaaaaacaaaaatcttaacGTAAGTTTTGACCAGTCTAACGATGGatgcttcttttatttatttatttatttgtttgtttacgCGTCTAAGGGATGCATTTCTAATGGATGTATgaacttttttcttaaaatacgtattttttaaagttttatttgtaTCCTCTACCTTCTTTTGACTTTCAAgttaattttacatattttattgcaaaaataaataaataaaaggtttatcagtatatatatatatatatattttttttttttttttttctgtacaaAGTTTATCTTTATATAAAAGTTTCTAAGTGGCTGCTTGACTTGACTTTTGATTTTGTTGACTAAATAATAAACTTATTGCTGATCAAAAAACTTATTAGTGCAGATGActattattaaaatgaaaatactaccaatatttctttttttttttttttttgggcgggTGGGGGACAATATAACTACCAATTGGCAATAAAATAAGGTGAATATGTTTGGAGTCAATGCAAATtagacatatataatattatacacctgcaattatttaattaattaaaccataataattaatttcatcCATATATACCCCCACCCCTTTTCTCCTTCTCCCCTGTGCCTCTGAACCTACAACCACCATGGATGTAGAGCAAGAAGAAATGCAGTTCTTCGGACTCTTCGGGATCTTCAAAGAATCCTACAAGATCATAATCTCATGGAGGAAGATCTTCACTCAAATCACATTTTCCTTAATCCTCCCTCTGGTTTTCATATTTCTAGCCCAAAAAGAAGTATCCGAAATCCTCTTCGCCAAAATCATCCACAACGAGGCCGATATGATGGTAACCGAAATAGGCAGTCGCAGATACAACAATTTAAACGACGTCGTCAATTCCGAGTTGACCACTTTGTTCCTCATCAAAGCCGTCTACTTCACTTTCCTCCTCATCCTCTCACTCCTCTCCACCTCCGCCGCGGTCTACACCATAGCCTGTATCTACACCGGCCGAGACGTCAATTTTCGAAAGGTCATGAGCGTGGTTCCAAAGGTCTGGAAGAGAGTCATGGTCACTTTCCTATGTACTTTCCTTGCCTTCTTTGCCTACCATGTGTTTGCAATAATTGTCCTGATAATATGGGTGGTCCTTATGGGAGAATCTCGGTATGCTAATGGATTCGTTATTGGCTTGGTTTTTCTTGGGATTGTCTACTTTGCCGGGTTGGTGTACATGTCGTTGGTGTGGCATTTGGCCAGCGTGGTGTCCGTACTAGAGGAAGCTAGAGGTATTAAGGCTATGAGAAAGAGCAGAGCTCTGATGAAGGGGAAGATGTGGGTGGCTATTTGTGTATTTTTCATTCTGGGAATAGTCTCCTCTGCCGTACAGTTTGCTTTTCAGAATCTGGTGGTGCATGGATGGTCTTTTGGAGTGTTGGTTAAGGTTGGTTATTCAATTGTGTGCTTCTCTTTGATGGTGATTTTGTTTCTGTTTGTGTTGGTTATCCAAACGGTTCTTTACTTTGTCTGTAAATCTTACCACCATGAGAATATAGACAAGTCGGCTTTGTCGGATCATCTTGAGGTTTATCTTCTCGGTGAGTATGTTCCTTTGAAGTCCAAAGACGTTCAGCTCGAACAAGTTCATGTTTGATTGATTTACTTGTAAACGTAATTGAGACTTGTAATTCCGGATGATTTGGGCATTAAAAGATGGATATATATGTAGAAGTTGTATACTTTATTAAAGTTGCCTTCAGTCATATATAGCCAAATGTTAAtttacaacatatatatttctttgaaTAAGTCTTAATTAATTCTTGCCATTTTAGTCTCATATTGGTTATCTTTctggatatatatattggtttttttttttaaaaaaaaaaaaaaagggggggaaaaaactAGTGTACAGAACTGTACTCGTACTTGCGGAGTACCAGAAGTATCCTCCTTATATTGGTTGcttaaaatattaagaaaaaaccaacattattgatttttcttttggttcaaACAAAAAACCGTGTTGACTTCTGGGCCATGTAGACCTTCAATTTTGTACATATCTGGCTTGTGTTGACTTTCaagtttattttctaaataagaATATACGTACACATGTAATTGGCCACTGGCTGCCTAAGTCGTGCAGCTGATCGGCATTAAAATTAAGAGATGTAATAGCCAATTAATTTGCAGTTTTCTGGAGTCAATGCActaatacaaattatatataaaattaaatcataatgTTTGTTACTAGAGGTGCTGGCCTTCCTCATGAATGGTTTAGGGTTACCAGCTCTCTTGCTTTTAAGAAagaatgttgttattattattattattattattattaacttgaaagaatattattatttttattattttattattattattataacttgaGTTTGAATCTTCCTCtcaatgttaaaataaaatttttttaaaaaaatctaatcaATCTCGAGTTTAGATTTGGGGTGGACCCCAACTCCCGTGTTCAAAAAATACTGATCATCAGTAGTCTGGTTGGCCTAGGCCACCATAATAGAAGAGTATACTcatataaatattgagtataataaaaaataaacattaaaaactCATGTATTTtaacatacaatatatatatatatatatatacatatatataaacagtgatctaataatatttttaagtttgGTCCATTGGTagaatgacaaaaaataaacaacattGATGTTCCAATATAATGTGGAAAGtaaaaatcatcaaattttaatcaaaataatatacaaacatatagGTTCAATATCACAGGCGCAGCGTACATTATATACtaataaatatagaataagaAAGTTATATAAAATGCAGagcagaaaat
It encodes:
- the LOC107423436 gene encoding uncharacterized protein LOC107423436, which codes for MDVEQEEMQFFGLFGIFKESYKIIISWRKIFTQITFSLILPLVFIFLAQKEVSEILFAKIIHNEADMMVTEIGSRRYNNLNDVVNSELTTLFLIKAVYFTFLLILSLLSTSAAVYTIACIYTGRDVNFRKVMSVVPKVWKRVMVTFLCTFLAFFAYHVFAIIVLIIWVVLMGESRYANGFVIGLVFLGIVYFAGLVYMSLVWHLASVVSVLEEARGIKAMRKSRALMKGKMWVAICVFFILGIVSSAVQFAFQNLVVHGWSFGVLVKVGYSIVCFSLMVILFLFVLVIQTVLYFVCKSYHHENIDKSALSDHLEVYLLGEYVPLKSKDVQLEQVHV